The following proteins are encoded in a genomic region of Corticium candelabrum chromosome 11, ooCorCand1.1, whole genome shotgun sequence:
- the LOC134186922 gene encoding N-acylethanolamine-hydrolyzing acid amidase-like, with protein MRTPLLVSSLLLLLFCLLRGCSGDNPQIAKRYVVDLDMDPEKRWEHVVKDYTALVPSLKNAILHFIPEDLVGVAEYIGSALDTYLPQPYAAEMRGISSSFNISLGEVVLLNIAYDFSAFCTSIVAQNENGTIYHGRNLDYGVTSLLRKITIVVEFQRKQKTIYMGTTYVGYVGLMTGQKPNAFTVSLDERDKGTIWMNLLSFLLDGGQFASFLLRDTLAEDGMTYARALSKLANTSVIAPSYVIIGGIGPGEGAVITRGRDKAIDVWHLNAADHRWYLLETNYDHWTTPSPSDDRRDPGIALMNKVGQANISPAELFKVLSTAPVLNNSTTYTTIMSAAHPDIYQAWIRHPSVA; from the exons ATGCGTACACCTCTGTTGGTATCTTCGCTGTTGCTGCTTCTCTTCTGTCTTCTACGAGGCTGCAGCGGGGACAATCCGCAAATTGCAAAGCGATATGTGGTCGATCTGGACATGGATCCGGAGAAGAGGTGGGAACATGTGGTGAAGGACTACACAGCTCTAGTACCAAGTTTGAAGAATGCTATACT ACATTTCATTCCTGAAGATCTTGTGGGTGTGGCTGAGTATATTGGTTCAGCACTCGATACGTATTTGCCACAGCCATATGCTGCAGAGATGAGAG gGATTTCTAGTTCTTTCAATATCTCGTTGGGTGAAGTTGTGCTGCTCAACATTGCATATGACTTTTCAGC GTTTTGCACAAGTATTGTTGCTCAGAATGAGAACGGAACGATTTACCACGGTCGAAATCTCGACTACGGTGTGACATCTCTGCTGAGAAAAATCACTATCGTCGTTGAATTTCAACGAAAACAGAAA ACCATTTATATGGGCACGACATACGTTGGGTATGTCGGTCTGATGACTGGCCAGAAGCCAAATGCATTTACGGTTTCACTTGACGAGAGAG ACAAGGGTACGATTTGGATGAACTTGCTCTCTTTTCTATTGGATGGTGGACAATTTGCGAGCTTCCTGTTGAGAGAT ACTTTGGCTGAAGATGGGATGACGTATGCAAGAGCTCTATCAAAGTTGGCAAACACGTCTGTTATTGCACCTTCGTATGTCATAATCGGAGGCATTGGACCGGGTGAGGGGGCCGTCATTACACGAGGAAGAGATAAAGCTATAGACGTGTGGCACTTGAATGCGGCTGATCATCG GTGGTATCTTCTTGAGACTAATTACGATCACTGGACTACGCCATCGCCTTCAGACGACCGTCG TGATCCTGGAATAGCTTTGATGAACAAAGTCGGTCAGGCTAACATCTCACCAGCTGAACTATTCAAA GTGCTGTCGACTGCCCCTGTGCTTAacaa TTCGACAACGTACACCACAATTATGTCTGCAGCACATCCGGACATATACCAAGCTTGGATCAGACACCCATCAGTGGCATGA
- the LOC134186552 gene encoding adenylate kinase 9-like, with protein sequence MDPFSDEQVELQALVSKPSCFVILGKPGSGRTTLARRLAASWRCKLVDGATALKQSMDDGTELGREVESLLIKGESVPEDLVAQAIVDKIVSLEISHHGYVLDCLPCGSETWKSIDDQLAFIESLPMKPDFIINMRIPDADLKRRRLGLKVDPVTGLMFTEAQYSGPHRQTDDDEEEDDENGGSEEGDPEESEERDVVGEPDDIDPLPFQPLANDVCQRLTKRPEDKEPVVMQQLQWYHDNILRKVEDFMAAWDRQKLVELDANQAPEELYKQLMIKLRSDGLHPACVPLPLIDADADDDDEEDADVDEMLHHLANSHNMGQGCRWRQSRWKEYCPVELQAGNLVKGKSRFAVSFLDKIYCLSSGVALQQFMRCPRLYVMPPQPRPTCKISVCGPSMSGKSTISALLAEKYNAKLLDLDELVKPLYDVVRNEQLQKARADAIHNAIQTVTAAEAARAAQSHEDEASSLGDDVESSGISLPDISEDHPDVLASVQMQMIEAEKIETPITDSMFVEAVKQGIMAVEKAHEERGTPPTFGGWVIDGFPRNKDQWMIVSEQRNLLPDDIIFLQDSSEGFKLLAERYKSLKQGDNPPEETATKQEETGKDAAHVGADGEVDSGEKKQDDLPKEDPIVEEYRKQRVVFDGKWTLLSQSIKGFGVDPLVVDANQTVHEVLKSAMAAVEKRFQYLPREYTQDDEQEDEEDAEAEIPIDERVDDDDEQDEDAALKDRKPWGETRHYCPVALQEQAILWPGNPELACKYKERVYQFSTQESKDKFMRDPTAYLPSVDPIKLPPLRLLILGAKGAGKTEQGRTVAKELGIFHIDFCERLQEMIIEKTGKRVNREEGAEQVEEDESAEDKPELTEDEEAIQSYLSHDVPLAESQLISIIKPWWHEEPLKSTGFVLEGIPNTPDEMQMMANEGLFADMAVMLTIQEKDVINRLLPGRVARWRAKRDERVAKREKERKERMKERKEAREILKKEKTEEFNKQWQERKKAAEEAENDSDEENEELPDYHEALQDFLDEEMPEEEEEEEEDDEDETEEDAVERMRSDLSEKYDDDTSHLSQVMESLDDLRVSRANINASRKPSIVRYSIRKSLEKVVERRQSILTRCLPVDVYTAKALLASGYKQPSKFRRWCPVDLKNDAVVPRPQGPSVATYPVVYRQHVYYLSSVEARRMFVHDPVSFLDQPAPGQPVPMKLSIIGPPKSGKSHLANRLEQEFGCVRLSIGKALRQVMEMQPDSELAKQINSFVKSGVTVPDEVAVEALQVALLNVQCQTRGYVLDGYPMTKHQIELMTERKIIPVRVIELDVPEDQIVSRGKKDREDPNRSLPLHDSDSILRIRYGCYQKEVGDVTQWYSSQHHNYCKVNAARSKWFLWEQVLNIMKCSVNTIRSYLARVKEGRAVCIADLCVTPHECLSRLGEYTQFCPVSLNRRGELFDCSIHDSLKYTAEYNGHYYRMSSAEDLQSFLDTPDDFCGPNAPRQLPPKDKLPRRRTEADVKAMFPKQVELQGYCPVTYQDGDLRYEYLVPGEKHLVVEYCKKLYIFASEDKLQKFLRLPEQYANLRLPKKLPPIRNPFPVRSLPMLGYMEQTVADAIIKALTAVGCQKPKYPFLTAQRSAQLYVAYHLKAFNPCLSEYTRQKYKNELARFEEHCELTTYLGGNMDERYRPPEERPIDFDFKMRQFLALKGQEPHVR encoded by the exons ATGGATCCATTTAGTGATGAGCAG GTCGAACTTCAAGCTCTAGTCAGCAAGCCGTCTTGCTTCGTAATCTTGGGAAAACCG GGTTCTGGCCGTACGACACTAGCGCGACGTCTGGCTGCGTCATGGAGGTGCAAACTTGTGGATGGGGCAACTGCACTGAAGCAGAGTATGGATGATGGTACAGAGTTGGGACGCGAG GTGGAATCCTTATTGATCAAAGGAGAAAGTGTTCCTGAAGACTTGGTGGCTCAGGCTATTGTAGATAAAATAGTATCACTGGAAATTTCACATCACG GTTATGTGTTGGATTGTTTGCCGTGTGGGTCTGAGACGTGGAAGTCAATAGACGATCAACTTGCTTTCATAGAGAGTCTTCCGATGAAGCcagattttattattaatatgaGA ATCCCAGATGCAGATTTGAAGCGGAGGCGATTGGGTTTAAAAGTAGATCCTGTGACTGGACTTATGTTTACTGAGGCACAATATTCAGGaccacatagacagacagatgatgatgaagaggAAGATGACGAGAACGGCGGTAGTGAAGAAGGAGACCCCGAAGAGTCAGAAGAAAGAGACGTTGTAGGAGAGCCGGATGAT ATAGATCCCCTACCCTTCCAACCACTTGCCAATGACGTTTGCCAACGTCTCACTAAGCGTCCAGAAGACAAGGAACCCGTTGTCATGCAACAACTGCAATGGTACCACGACAACATCCTCAGGAAGGTGGAAGACTTTATGGCAGCgtgggacagacagaaactCGTAGAACTTGATGCAAACCAAGCACCAGAAGAACTCTATAAG CAACTTATGATCAAACTTAGATCGGACGGTCTTCATCCTGCTTGTGTGCCTTTGCCTCTGATTGATGCCGATgcagacgacgacgatgaaGAAGACGCTGATGTTGATGAAATGTTACACCACTTGGCTAATTCTCATAACATGGGACAAGGCTGTCGATGGAGGCAAAGCAGATGGAAAGAGTATTGCCCGGTAGAGCTGCAAGCTGGCAATTTAGTGAAAGGGAAATCACGGTTTGCAGTAAG TTTCTTGGACAAGATCTACTGCCTGTCATCTGGTGTTGCTCTTCAACAATTTATGCGCTGCCCTCGTCTCTATGTGATGCCTCCCCAACCGCGACCAACATGCAAGATATCAGTGTGTGGCCCATCAATGTCTGGCAAATCAACCATAAGTGCTTTACTAGCTGAAAAGTACAATGCCAAG TTGTTGGATCTTGATGAGTTGGTAAAGCCACTGTATGATGTTGTAAGGAATGAGCAGTTGCAGAAAGCTAGAGCTGATGCTATTCATAATGCAATTCAAACTGTGACTGCAGCTGAAGCAGCAAGAGCAGCACAAAGCCATGAAGATGAAG CTAGTAGTCTAGGTGATGACGTTGAAAGCTCAGGAATCAGTCTACCTGACATTTCTGAAGATCACCCTGATGTACTGGCTTCTGTGCAAATGCAAATGATTGAGGCAGAGAAGATCGAAACACCAATCACTGATTCTATGTTTGTTGAAGCCGTGAAGCAAGGCATCATGGCAGTGGAGAAAGCACATGAAGAAAGAGGCACACCACCTAC ATTTGGTGGCTGGGTAATCGACGGGTTTCCTCGAAACAAAGACCAATGGATGATTGTCTCTGAACAACGGAATCTACTTCCTGACGACATCATTTTCCTTCAGGACAGCAGTGAAGGCTTCAAACTGCTTGCTGAGAGATACAAATCATTAAAACAAGGAGACAACCCACCAGAGGAGACGGCTACAAAGCAGGAGGAAACAGGAAAGGATGCGGCTCATGTGGGGGCAGATGGAGAGGTTGACAGTGGAGAAAAGAAACAAGATGATCTACCAAAGGAAGATCCAATCGTGGAAGAGTATCGCAAGCAACGTGTCGTCTTTGATGGAAAGTGGACTCTACTTAGTCAGTCAATCAAGGGGTTTGGCGTCGACCCTTTGGTTGTTGATGCGAACCAGACTGTTCACGAAGTGTTGAAGTCAGCCATGGCTGCCGTAGAAA AACGCTTCCAGTATTTACCACGTGAATACACTCAAGACGACGAgcaagaagacgaagaagaTGCAGAGGCAGAAATCCCTATCGACGAAAGGGTAGACGACGATGACGAACAAGACGAAGACGCAGCACTGAAAGATCGCAAACCATGGGGAGAAACAAGACACTACTGTCCTGTTGCATTGCAAGAACAAGCCATACTGTGGCCTGGCAACCCAGAATTGGCTTGTAAATACAAAGAGAGAGTCTACCAGTTCTCAACACAAGAGTCAAAGGATAAGTTCATGCGTGATCCAACAGCGTACTTACCGAGTGTCGATCCAATCAAGCTGCCACCTCTCAGGCTACTGATTCTTGGAGCTAAGGGAGCTGGAAAGACAGAGCAAGGGCGCACGGTAGCAAAAGAACTCGGAATATTTCACATCGATTTTTGTGAGCGCCTGCAAGAGATGATAATCGAAAAGACAGGAAAACGTGTGAACAGAGAGGAAGGAGCCGAACAAGTTGAAGAAGACGAGAGCGCTGAAGATAAACCCGAGCTTACAGAGGATGAAGAAGCAATCCAGTCGTATCTCAGTCACGACGTGCCGCTTGCTGAAAgtcagttgatatcaattattaagcCTTGGTGGCACGAAGAGCCGTTAAAGTCAACGGGGTTTGTGTTGGAGGGAATTCCAAATACACCCGATGAGATGCAGATGATGGCTAATGAGGGGCTGTTTGCCGACATGGCGGTCATGCTGACAATTCAGGAAAAGGATGTTATCAACAGATTGCTGCCTGGACGAGTGGCACGGTGGAGAGCTAAACGAGATGAACGAGTGGcaaagagagagaaagagaggaaGGAAAGGATGAAAGAAAGG AAGGAGGCACGAGAAATACTGAAGAAGGAGAAAACAGAAGAGTTCAATAAGCAGTGGCAAGAGAGAAAG AAGGCTGCTGAAGAAGCCGAGAACGACTCAGATGAAGAAAACGAGGAACTGCCCGATTATCACGAAGCACTCCAAGACTTCCTCGACGAGGAAATGCCAGAAgaggaggaagaagaagaagaagacgacgagGACGAAACTGAAGAAGACGCAGTCGAACGGATGCGTTCAGATTTATCAGAGAAATACGACGACGACACGAGTCACTTATCTCAAGTGATGGAATCCCTTGACGACCTACGAGTTTCTCGTGCAAACATCAACGCGTCAAGAAAACCGTCCATCGTACGTTACAGCATCAGAAAGTCGCTGGAGAAAGTTGTAGAGAGACGGCAGAGCATCCTAACTCGATGTCTTCCAGTCGACGTGTACACTGCAAAGGCACTTCTTGCCTCCGGCTACAAACAGCCAAGTAAATTCCGTCGTTGGTGTCCAGTGGATCTAAAGAATGATGCAGTGGTGCCTCGTCCACAAGGCCCGAGTGTGGCAACTTATCCTGTTGTGTATAGACAGCATGTTTACTATTTGAGCAGCGTTGAGGCGCGTAGAATGTTTGTACATGATCCGGTTAGTTTCTTGGATCAACCGGCACCGGGACAACCGGTTCCGATGAAGCTCTCGATTATTGGACCTCCCAAGTCTGGAAAGTCTCATT TGGCTAACAGACTAGAGCAAGAGTTTgggtgtgtccgtctgtctattggtAAAGCTCTCCGGCAGGTGATGGAGATGCAGCCAGATTCAGAATTGGCTAAGCAAATCAACAGTTTTGTCAAATCGGGTGTCACAGTGCCTGATGAAGTGGCAGTTGAAGCACTACAAGTTGCACTTTTGAATGTGCAGTGCCAAACAAGAGG TTACGTGTTGGACGGCTATCCAATGACAAAACATCAAATAGAACTCATGACCGAACGTAAGATCATCCCAGTCAGAGTCATTGAACTCGACGTACCAGAAGACCAGATTGTTTCACGAGGCAAAAAGGACAGAGAGGATCCAAACAG ATCGTTGCCCTTGCATGACAGTGATAGTATTCTGAGAATTCGCTATGGCTGCTACCAGAAGGAGGTTGGGGACGTGACGCAGTGGTATTCATCTCAACACCACAACTACTGTAAGGTCAACGCGGCTCGGTCAAAGTGGTTTCTATGGGAACAGGTTTTGAATATTATGAAATGCAGTGTGAACACCATCAGGTCATATCTGGCAAGAGTAAAGGAAG GTCGTGCAGTCTGCATCGCCGATCTCTGTGTAACACCACACGAGTGCTTATCTCGTCTCGGTGAATACACCCAGTTTTGTCCCGTTAGCCTAAATCGTCGCGGCGAACTCTTTGACTGCTCCATCCACGACAGTCTCAAATACACAGCAGAATACAATGGCCACTACTACAGAATGTCAAGTGCAGAGGATCTCCAATCATTTCTCGACACGCCAGACGATTTCTGTGGCCCAAATGCACCCAGACAACTTCCACCCAAAGACAAACTCCCACGTCGCCGAACAGAAGCCGATGTAAAGGCAATGTTTCCAAAACAAGTCGAATTACAAGGTTACTGTCCAGTGACATACCAGGATGGAGACCTAAG GTACGAATATCTCGTTCCCGGCGAGAAACACCTTGTCGTCGAATATTGCAAAAAGTTGTACATCTTTGCGAGCGAGGACAAACTCCAGAAGTTTCTCCGCTTGCCCGAGCAATATGCGAACCTGAGACTACCCAAGAAGCTGCCGCCCATTCGAAACCCTTTCCCCGTTCGATCTCTTCCCATGCTCGGCTACATGGAGCAGACGGTCGCCGATGCTATCATCAAGGCACTGACAGCCGTGGGATGCCAGAAACCCAAGTACCCGTTTCTCACTGCTCAGAGATCAGCACAACTGTATGTAGCATATCATCTAAAAG CATTTAATCCATGCTTGAGTGAATACACGAGACAGAAGTACAAGAACGAGTTGGCAAGGTTTGAAGAGCATTGTGAGTTGACAACGTACTTGGGTGGAAACATGGACGAGAGATATCGACCGCCCGAAGAGAGGCCGATCGATTTTGACTTCAAAATGAGACAGTTTCTTGCTCTCAAGGGCCAGGAACCACACGTACGGTAA
- the LOC134186805 gene encoding thioredoxin domain-containing protein 5-like, giving the protein MSAVEIATMSLFVAAIFLAVTVSCSSSSLSDELTSETFPQLTIKSPHFVKFYAPWCGHCQNLSPVWDSLAERYNKEEANIRIAKIDCTQHTSVCSEQGVSSYPTLKFVHGSAEKHYQGNRDLESLAAFVEEMLDYGSKQEERTLQPEVIDGLAKLTAETFKASVSRRYYFIKFYAPWCGHCQRLAPTWNKLAAHFQDDGVVNIGKVDCTIDKDLCAENNVGGYPTLFLYQDGKVIQRYTGGRSLEELITFVNDNRPADEEPETDSTDEEPPSPLPPVVDLTSETFTTTMQDGLTFVKFFAPWCGHCKRLAPVWEQLGQTVKDRQLAIRIAKLDCTAHSTICEEHHVHGYPTLVLFSNGVKVKEYKSSRVLEDLVQFVTDNIE; this is encoded by the exons ATGTCTGCAGTCGAAATAGCGACAATGTCACTGTTTGTAGCTGCAATATTTCTTGCCGTTACagtctcttgttcttcctccTCTCTTTCAGACGAGCTGACGTCGGAAACGTTTCCACAACTCACTATCAAGTCACCTCACTTCGTCAAGTTTTATGCTCCAtg GTGTGGCCACTGCCAAAATTTAAGTCCAGTCTGGGACTCTCTTGCTGAACGGTACAACAAAGAGGAGGCTAATATTCGAATTGCTAAG ATTGACTGTACACAACATACATCTGTCTGCTCTGAGCAAGGTGTTTCGAGTTATCCAAC ATTGAAGTTTGTGCATGGAAGTGCAGAGAAGCATTATCAAGGCAATAGAGATTTGGAGTCGCTCGCTGCGTTTGTTGAAGAAATGCTGGACTATGGAAGTAAACAAGAG GAGAGGACTTTGCAGCCTGAAGTCATTGATGGACTTGCAAAGCTAACGGCTGAAACATTCAAAGCAAGTGTTTCTCGCagatattattttattaagtTTTACGCTCCTTG GTGTGGCCACTGTCAACGATTGGCTCCAACATGGAATAAGTTGGCCGCCCATTTCCAGGACGATGGAGTTGTCAACATCGGCAAGGTCGACTGCACTATCGATAAAGATCTTTGTGCCGAGAACAACGTGGGCGGTTACCCCACACTCTTCCTATACCAAGACGGCAAAGTCATCCAACGATACACAGGCGGTAGGTCACTGGAGGAGTTGATTACATTTGTGAATGATAATCGGCCAGCAGACGAAGAACCAGAAACAGATAGTACG GATGAAGAACCACCATCTCCACTGCCTCCTGTTGTAGACTTGACATCCGAGACATTTACTACCACAATGCAAGACGGTCTTACCTTTGTGAAATTCTTTGCTCCTTG GTGTGGCCATTGCAAGCGATTGGCTCCAGTGTGGGAGCAACTCGGTCAGACAGTGAAGGACAGACAACTTGCCATTCGCATCGCCAAGTTGGATTGCACAGCTCACTCCACGATTTGTGAAGAGCATCAC GTCCACGGTTATCCCACGTTGGTTCTCTTTAGTAATGGTGTCAAAGTGAAGGAGTATAAAAGCAGTCGTGTCCTGGAAGATCTCGTCCAGTTTGTAACGGATAATATTGAATGA
- the LOC134186804 gene encoding TGF-beta-activated kinase 1 and MAP3K7-binding protein 3-like: protein MAVNLDALDYLSKRFSSYSLTEISQLLIQNGNDTLMVEAILGDDLYSGSGEPIGSPRRNPPQTVGHPNVTVSSPGFTLSPTNKEGVAGEGFNPTSYGRMQSAPDPRVYSPYDRHPQQPPHHHQPVSRTRSLQQREYPRVGDSPSSHVVGPVSEYSSDPAVTRYYEQQGYIPSRPSDPYNRWSPYQPGYLPSQTPDKPRLELRVPSSGSGYSDWSAGSGSEQLPPGSQRMPSYYDPREYQSGTPSDYHPTGYRPHTPGDYLPLPGQDTRMYPSESHGGWSQTSASGHFPVTSPDLNYSRGRPFEVQPVYSIGNQQQYGAISPHGQLPQRPNQPLHLSHQTSHSSNSSSPGVVPVTGHTPPTQVPHLQQVMSPHANTPTQHSTPNEAYLQALLLHQGAQLETVRRLLESARGHADHLRRDNSALEHHHSQQVSAYSGIPLEDDLEIIRGEIQSLETSVDDLQRTLRSPQPVAGAMPQDQQDQEGPHWSCEHCSFLNHPALTRCEVCEIPKRRPSSERQMAFNL, encoded by the exons ATGGCAGTGAACCTTGACGCATTGGATTATCTGTCCAAGAGGTTTTCATCTTACAGCCTAACAGAGATCTCCCAGCTGCTGATTCAG AATGGTAACGACACGCTTATGGTAGAAGCCATTCTCGGCGATGATCTCTATTCAGGCAGTGGAGAGCCTATAGGATCGCCCAGACGCAACCCACCACAAACTGTTGGACATCCCAATGTGACTGTGTCGTCCCCAGGGTTCACTCTAAGTCCGACAAACAAGGAGGGTGTTGCAGGTGAGGGGTTTAACCCCACTTCTTATGGGAGGATGCAGTCAGCTCCTGATCCTAGAGTTTACAGTCCTTATGACAGACATCCTCAACAGCCACCGCATCATCATCAGCCTGTGTCTCGGACTCGTTCTTTACAACAGAGAGAGTATCCCCGCGTAGGAGACAGTCCCTCATCACACGTGGTGGGACCTGTCTCGGAGTATTCTAGTGATCCTGCGGTGACCAGATATTACGAACAACAGGGTTACATTCCGTCTCGTCCGTCGGACCCGTATAACCGATGGAGTCCATACCAGCCGGGCTATTTGCCTTCACAGACTCCGGATAAGCCGCGGCTTGAGCTTCGTGTTCCAAGCAGTGGGTCAGGCTACAGTGACTGGAGTGCGGGGTCTGGATCAGAGCAGTTGCCTCCGGGATCGCAACGAATGCCATCGTATTATGATCCACGCGAGTACCAATCGGGCACGCCCAGTGACTACCATCCGACTGGATATCGGCCTCATACTCCGGGAGACTATCTCCCACTCCCCGGACAAGACACAAGAATGTATCCGAGCGAGAGTCACGGCGGTTGGTCACAGACCAGCGCGTCGGGTCATTTCCCTGTGACTAGTCCTGATCTAAACTACAGCAGAGGGAGACCGTTCGAGGTCCAGCCCGTGTACAGTATAGGAAATCAGCAACAATACGGAGCGATATCACCTCACGGTCAACTCCCACAGAGACCAAACCAACCGCTACATTTGTCACATCAAA CATCTCATAGTAGTAACAGCAGTAGTCCCGGAGTAGTTCCTGTAACAGGTCACACACCTCCAACTCAAGTCCCACACCTACAGCAAGTCATGTCCCCACATGCCAACACTCCAACACAACACTCGACTCCAAACGAAGCGTACCTTCAAG CTTTGTTGCTCCATCAAGGTGCCCAACTGGAGACAGTGAGACGG CTGTTGGAATCGGCTCGCGGTCATGCTGATCATTTACGGCGGGACAACTCGGCTCTCGAGCACCACCACAGTCAACAGGTGTCCGCATACTCAGGAATACCATTG GAAGATGATCTAGAGATCATACGAGGTGAAATACAAAGTTTAGAGACGAGCGTCGACGACCTTCAACGTACGTTACGGTCTCCACAACCGGTAGCAG GTGCGATGCCACAAGATCAACAAGATCAAGAAG GGCCACATTGGTCGTGTGAACATTGTTCATTTTTGAACCATCCAGCTCTCACTCGATGCGAGGTGTGTGAAATACCGAAGAGGCGACCGTCGAGCGAGAGACAAATGGCATTCAATTTGTAG
- the LOC134187437 gene encoding hormonally up-regulated neu tumor-associated kinase homolog gives MKDGVHLRDTSVHSELVIGKKIGGYMLGRTIGEGSFAKVKEAVHLQTNQRVAVKIVDKSMLKGSEYLQRNFRREAEVLQKIRHPNVVKLYEVLETENKYYLVMELATGGELMNYICAASKLTEEEARKFLRQIVVAVDYLHKAGVVHRDLKVENLLLDEHKNIKIIDFGLSNTLGEGDRLLTQCGSPAYAAPEVFCQKAYGPAVDIWSIGINMYAMLTGELPFHVEPINMSVLHAQILCGAKIPDTLSESCQDLLKRLLHQKAEERIKIEDIMKHPWINEGHYYDPLQSSPFPAFRTSSELNDIVLTRMVASLGYLKEDIIRSVCENKPSTASATYCLMEETLRNISYKRRQSRGLRPCYSDSQVEVQSLITATNRQADDPSLMTEASSSFKKVVREMKQEETKKHTALPQTQKSVRTSRFSDVLMVRRSSTDSKINQVDAREHGENTSIERKRKIGVQIGHSQNALFRNHALLRVARRASINTILTDGRRIGGLRLAVAPPTKSNKMPLTPTSKAKWSLTQPNPTTTYKSLQKRYSIPADQSHTDAGTETTYHVISPEIDEKRRLPTIGSTSLMGTSSPRLARPFSQQQMKL, from the exons ATGAAAGACGGAGTTCACTTGAGAGACACGAGCGTGCATTCGGAGCTGGTAATCGGCAAGAAGATTGGCGGTTACATGTTGGGACGGACAATCGGTGAAGGCTCGTTCGCAAAAGTCAAAGAAGCTGTGCATCTACAAACAAATCAGAGG GTTGCCGTCAAAATTGTGGACAAATCTATGCTGAAAGGAAGCGAGTATTTGCAGCGTAATTTTAGACGAGAAGCCGAGGTATTGCAAAAAATCAGACATCCGAATGTCGTCAAGCTGTACGAAGTGTTGGAGACTGAGAACAAATACTACCTCGTCATGGAACTGGCAACAGGAGGAGAATTGATGAACTACATTTGCGCTGCAAGCAAGCTGACAGAAGAAGAGGCACGGAAATTCCTCCGTCAGATCGTCGTGGCAGTCGACTACCTACACAAAGCGGGGGTAGTACATAG AGATCTGAAAGTGGAGAACTTGTTACTGGATGAACATAAGAACATCAAAATTATAG ACTTTGGTCTGAGTAACACTTTGGGAGAAGGTGACCGCTTGCTGACGCAGTGCGGTTCACCAGCCTACGCAGCTCCTGAAGTCTTCTGCCAGAAAGCTTACGGTCCGGCTGTTGACATTTGGAGCAT TGGCATCAATATGTACGCAATGCTAACAGGAGAACTGCCCTTTCATGTAGAGCCAATCAATATGTCCGTCCTACACGCACAGATCCTTTGTGGAGCTAAGATACCGGACACCCTGTCCGAGA GCTGTCAGGATCTTCTAAAACGATTGCTGCACCAGAAGGCCGAAGAACGTATCAAGATTGAAGACATCATGAAACATCCGTGGATAAACGAAGGCCATTACTACGACCCTCTCCAGTCGTCACCGTTTCCTGCGTTTAGAACATCAAGCGAACTGAACGATATCGTTCTGACCCGCATGGTCGCTAGTCTGGGTTACCTAAAAGAGGACATTATTCGCTCTGTCTGCGAGAACAAACCATCAACCGCCTCGGCAACCTATTGTCTAATGGAGGAGACGTTAAGAAACATCTCTTACAAGCGGAGACAATCTAGAGGACTGAGACCGTGCTATTCTGATAGTCAAGTTGAAGTCCAGTCATTAATCACAGCTACTAACCGGCAGGCCGACGACCCGAGTTTGATGACTGAAGCAAGCAGCTCCTTCAAAAAAGTTGTGCGCGAAATGAAACaagaagaaacaaagaaacacactgCATTGcctcaaacacaaaaatccGTACGGACATCGCGCTTTTCTGACGTTCTGATGGTACGAAGGTCGAGCACTGATTCCAAAATCAATCAGGTCGACGCTCGCGAGCACGGAGAAAACACAAGTATCGAAAGGAAGAGAAAAATCGGCGTGCAAATAGGACACAGTCAAAACGCTCTGTTTCGAAATCACGCCTTATTACGCGTTGCTCGCCGCGCCAGCATCAACACGATTCTAACCGACGGTAGGAGAATAGGAGGCCTCAGGCTGGCGGTAGCACCTCCAACCAAATCGAACAAG ATGCCGCTAACCCCAACTTCCAAAGCGAAATGGAGTCTCACGCAACCAAATCCAACAACAACGTACAAAAGTCTCCAGAAAAGGTATTCTATTCCCGCAGACCAATCTCACACCGACGCCGGCACAGAAACCACGTACCACGTCATCTCCCCTGAGATAGATGAGAAGAGACGACTGCCAACTATAGGCAGCACTTCCCTCATGGGCACATCGTCCCCAAGATTAGCACGACCCTTTAGTCAACAGCAAATGAAGCTTTAA